A portion of the Chlamydia caviae GPIC genome contains these proteins:
- a CDS encoding ABC transporter ATP-binding protein, whose product MSNLVTINNLSLAIRKQVILNNINLQLKKGECLTIVGASGSGKSSLALAILGLMRPNQGTITFHVDPKTPKAKTVQIVWQDVHSSLNPTMSIEDLISEPLHIIGTYSKEKQKEKIQRVLQLVNLPLSVLRLKPHKLSGGQKQRVAIAKALVCEPDLLICDEPISALDTLNQSLILELFQTIKQECESTLLFITHDMSAAYYIADTIAVLDKGSLVEYGPREKIFLDPKHKKTQELLDAIPLFSLEDTECYPTYTPQEKVLV is encoded by the coding sequence ATGAGTAATTTAGTAACTATAAACAATTTATCCCTTGCTATTAGAAAACAAGTTATTCTCAATAACATCAACCTTCAATTGAAAAAGGGAGAATGCCTGACAATTGTTGGTGCGAGCGGATCAGGGAAGTCTTCATTAGCTCTGGCTATTTTAGGATTAATGCGACCAAATCAAGGAACGATTACCTTTCATGTTGATCCTAAAACACCAAAAGCAAAAACAGTACAGATTGTCTGGCAAGACGTGCACTCAAGTTTAAATCCTACTATGAGTATCGAAGATCTCATTTCAGAGCCCCTGCATATCATAGGCACCTACTCTAAAGAAAAACAAAAAGAAAAAATCCAACGTGTTTTACAACTCGTTAATCTACCGCTATCCGTACTACGCTTAAAACCTCATAAGCTTAGCGGGGGACAAAAACAACGTGTAGCCATTGCAAAAGCTTTAGTATGTGAACCTGATCTCCTTATTTGCGACGAACCTATATCAGCCCTTGACACTCTTAATCAATCACTCATCCTAGAGCTTTTCCAAACAATAAAACAGGAATGTGAAAGCACTCTACTCTTCATTACACATGACATGTCAGCAGCTTATTATATTGCCGATACGATTGCTGTCCTGGACAAAGGATCTCTTGTAGAATATGGTCCTAGAGAAAAAATCTTCCTAGATCCTAAACATAAAAAAACCCAAGAGCTTCTTGATGCTATTCCGCTATTTTCTCTAGAAGATACCGAATGTTATCCCACCTATACACCTCAAGAGAAAGTACTTGTTTAA